CCCGCCCGAGACGGGGGCATCGACCATGGCGAAGCCGCGGTCGGAGGCCGTCGCTGCGACGGCGCGCGCGGTGGCGACGTCGATCGTCGAACAATCGACGAGCAGGGTGCCGGGCGTCGCGGCGGCGAACAGCTGATCGCCATAGACTGCCGCGACGTGCGTGCCGGCGGGCAGCATGGTGATGACGGCATCGGCGCCGAGGCAGGCCTCCCCGGCGGCCGCCACGATCGTGCAGCCGCCGTCGCGCGCGCGCGCCAGTGCCGAGTCCGCCAGATCGAACGCGATCACCTCATGGCCGGCCTTCACCAGGTTGAGCGCCATGCCGCCGCCCATATTGCCGAGGCCGATGAAACCGATGCGTGCCATATCCTCATCCTCTCGCTTGTCGTCGTCCTGATCGGGATCAGCATCCAAAGCCCGGGATATTCCCCTTGTGGCTCTGGATGGGAGCGCTGCTATCCGGTCACTGGCCCTTCCAGGCGCCCAGCCGCTTCTCGACGAAGGCGCTCATGCCCTCGGCCTTGTCCTCGGTGGCGAACAGCCCGGCGAACAGCCGGCGCTCGAACAGTATGCCTTGCGCGAGCGTGGTCTCGAAGGCGGCGTTGACCATCTCCTTGTTGGCGATGGCGGCGAGCGGCGGCATCGCCGCGATCGCCTGCGCGGTCTTGAGCGCCTCCTCGATCAGCTGGTCGGCGGGGACGACGCGCGCGACGAGATTGGCGCGCTCGGCCTCCTCGGCGGCCATCATCCGGCCGGTGAGGCACATCTCCATCGCCTTGGCCTTGCCGATCGCGCGGGTCAGGCGCTGCGATCCGCCCATGCCGGGGGCGACGCCGAGCTTGATCTCGGGCTGGCCGAACTTGGCGGTATCGGCGGCGATGATGAAATCGCACATCATCGCGACCTCGCAGCCGCCGCCGAGCGCGAAACCGGCGACCGCCGCGATGATCGGCTTGCGGGTGCGGGTGAAATCCTCCCAGCCGGCGAAGAAATTGGCGGCATAGGCCTGGGCGAAGCCCATCTGCTCCATCTGCTTGATGTCGGCGCCGGCCGCGAACGCCTTTTCGCTGCCGGTGACGATCATGCAGCGCTGTTCGGGGTCGGCGTCATAGGCGCGCGATGCCGCCACCATGTCGGCCAGCACCTGCGAGTTGAGCGCGTTCAGCGCCTGCGGGCGGTTGATCCGCACCAGCGTGACGGCGCCATGCCGCTCGATCAGCAGGGTTTCGTAGGGTTCACTCATTGCTTCATCAACTCCCGTGCGATGATCATCTTCATGACCTCGTTGGTGCCTTCGAGAATGCGGTGGACCCGTAGGTCGCGCCACAATTTCTCGATCGGATAATCCTGCAGATAGCCATAGCCGCCGAACATCTGGAGCGCGCGGTCAACCACCGATGATCCGGTGTCGGTGGCCAGCCGCTTGGCCATCGCCGCGAACCTGGTCTTGTCGTGGGCGCCGGCGGTCACCTTCGCCGCCGCCATGTAGAGCAGGGCGCGCGCCGCTTCCAGTTCGGTCGCCATGTCGGCCAGCCCGAATTGCGTGTTCTGGAAATCGACGATGCGCGTGCCGAACTGGCGTCGCTCCGCGGTGTATGTCAGCGCCTCGTCGAGCGCGCGCTGGGCGCCGCCGAGCGAGCAGGCGCCGATGTTGAGCCGGCCACCGTCGAGGCCGGACATCGCGATCCGGAAGCCCTCGCCCTCGCCGCCGACCCGATTCTCCACCGGCACGCGCACGCCATCGAAATTGACCTGCGCGGTTGGCTGCGAGCGCCAGCCGAGCTTCCTCTCATTGGCGCCGAAGCTGACGCCCGCCATGTCCTTCTCGATGACGAGGCAGGAGATGCCCTTGGGGCCGTCCGCGCCGGTGCGGACCATGACGAGATAGATCTCGTTCTCGCCGCCGCCCGAGATGAAGGCCTTGGAGCCGGTGACGACATAATGGTCGCCATCCCTCACCGCCTTCGTCTTGAGCGCGGCGGCGTCGGAGCCGGAACCGGGCTCGGTCAGGCAATAGGAGGCGATGGTGTCGCACGTCACCAGCGAGGGCAGATAGCGGGCCTTCACCGCCTCGCCGCCGAACGTGTCGATCATCCACGATGCCATGTTGTGGATCGAGATGAACGCGCTGGTGGACGGGCAGCCA
This genomic window from Sphingomonas abietis contains:
- a CDS encoding enoyl-CoA hydratase, with protein sequence MSEPYETLLIERHGAVTLVRINRPQALNALNSQVLADMVAASRAYDADPEQRCMIVTGSEKAFAAGADIKQMEQMGFAQAYAANFFAGWEDFTRTRKPIIAAVAGFALGGGCEVAMMCDFIIAADTAKFGQPEIKLGVAPGMGGSQRLTRAIGKAKAMEMCLTGRMMAAEEAERANLVARVVPADQLIEEALKTAQAIAAMPPLAAIANKEMVNAAFETTLAQGILFERRLFAGLFATEDKAEGMSAFVEKRLGAWKGQ
- a CDS encoding acyl-CoA dehydrogenase family protein, with product MTDQFDLTEDQRAIQELARRFTADAITPFAAEWDEHHIFPRDTVKAAAELGFGAIYVSEESGGIGLGRLESALIMEAMAYGCPSTSAFISIHNMASWMIDTFGGEAVKARYLPSLVTCDTIASYCLTEPGSGSDAAALKTKAVRDGDHYVVTGSKAFISGGGENEIYLVMVRTGADGPKGISCLVIEKDMAGVSFGANERKLGWRSQPTAQVNFDGVRVPVENRVGGEGEGFRIAMSGLDGGRLNIGACSLGGAQRALDEALTYTAERRQFGTRIVDFQNTQFGLADMATELEAARALLYMAAAKVTAGAHDKTRFAAMAKRLATDTGSSVVDRALQMFGGYGYLQDYPIEKLWRDLRVHRILEGTNEVMKMIIARELMKQ